The window TGGCGAACCCACCTATGATCGGATCTACTGTTCCCTCTGTCACAAGGCACACAACGCAGGATACAACCGAAAAGAGGAGAGTTTTATCCCTCTCCTGGTAGACAAGGGAACGACCCTCTGTTCACTTTGCCACGAGCTGGGAGTGAGCCACTTTATGGGAGACCCTACCCTCGCCTCAACATACCAGAGCCCCGATCCACCCCTCTACCGTGTGATCTGGCCGGGAACCGGTTTGACTTCCTATTATGAAGGTGAAGGTGATACACCTACTACGATAACATGTGAATCGTGCCACTCCCTTTCCACACCCTCTGATGGTAGCGATCCTGTCCCGGGGTATTTACTGGCCCCGGCGGCCGAGGGTACCGAATGGGCACCTGGATACCCTGAAGATTACCTTTGTACCGGGTGTCACGGAGAATCACCGGCTACAGTGGGTGAAGGTACAACCCACCCACTCATGGATGCTGATGCGTTGAGATATCCCATAGACCCCAGTTACATCCAGTCTGGTGAGACGATGGTGACCTATACGCCCGGTGGTTCGGTTAACTGCCATTCATGTCATCGCGCCCATGGTGCTGTCCCAGCTGGTGGGGTCTATATAATGAAAATGATAAGGGGCAACAATGTCGATCCAAAAGCGATCCAGCCTCAGATAGACTATACGGATCTTTGTTTATCATGCCATCCAAGGTGATAGGGTGTTGAAAAAAAAGGCGAAATACATTTTTAAGCTCTGGTTGGCAAAGACACTATTGGCTGGAATATGAACCCAGTCAGTGCAGTCAAAGAGGACACAGCACTGGCGATCCGGGCACAAAAAGGTGACAGGGACGCTTATGCCCACCTGGTGGAACGTTTCCAGACCAGAATATACAGCTTCTGTTACCAGTTCTTCAGGGACAGGGATGTTGCCGCCGAAATGGCCCAGGAGACTTTTCTCAGGGCTTTTCGGTACATAAAAAAATATGACTCATCAAAAAAATTCTCCACCTGGGTCTACAGCATCGCCAAGAACATTTGTATCGATGAAAAAAGGAAAATGGACAGGAGTCGAACCGTCCCCATTGAAGATGTCAACCCCTCCAGTTTTCAATCAAGCCACCAGGGGCAGCACCTGAAGGATCCTTCCCAGATCTCCCTGCAGCTTGAAGACAGGATGCTCCTGGAGAGCGCTATCGCCCAACTTCCCGATAAGTACAGGGCTGCTATCATCCTCTGCTACTTCCAGGAACTGCCCTACCAGGAGATAGGGGATGTCCTTGGGTTGAGCCTGAACCTGGTGAAGGTCCGCATCTTCCGCGCCAAGAAACAGCTCCTTGAGATCCTTAAGGAAAAGCAAGGGGAGGCGAGTTAACGCGGAGGGCGCGGGAGGGATGTATCGAAGTGCCAAGGCATCCAGGTGTTTAGGTAACCCCGGAGACCAGGAACTGCCTTAAACCGGAATCCAGTTTGCCTCGGCGACTTGTCACGTCGTAGCTATGAGCGAAGACGGAAGCTGACTTGTGAGGGCATATTGTCACGGTGTAGTCAGGGTACTATTGAAACGAAGACGGACCTGTCACGCCATAGCTCGTAGAGCGACGGCGGAAGCCATCGGCAACGCCCCAAAGCGAAGACGGGTCATCGCGAGCCGTCCTCCATGCGAAGCGATCCCGGGGAACGAGATTGCCGCGCCCGCAAGAAGGCACGGGGCTCGCAATGACAAGCGTGAATGGATCCCGGGATACTTGCGTAACTTCGTGTCTAAAGTATCTAAGTGTCTACCTTGATACCTACATACCTGGATACTTCGATACCGCCTTCCGCCTTTA of the bacterium genome contains:
- a CDS encoding RNA polymerase sigma factor, producing the protein MNPVSAVKEDTALAIRAQKGDRDAYAHLVERFQTRIYSFCYQFFRDRDVAAEMAQETFLRAFRYIKKYDSSKKFSTWVYSIAKNICIDEKRKMDRSRTVPIEDVNPSSFQSSHQGQHLKDPSQISLQLEDRMLLESAIAQLPDKYRAAIILCYFQELPYQEIGDVLGLSLNLVKVRIFRAKKQLLEILKEKQGEAS